The following proteins are encoded in a genomic region of Spirochaetota bacterium:
- a CDS encoding helix-turn-helix transcriptional regulator: MKTDKEFQIFLKSLGEQIKKHRENAGLTQENMADIIEYKYFQRIENGKRNITLKTLLKISQKLNIHPKDLFNFPEE, translated from the coding sequence ATGAAAACGGATAAAGAATTTCAGATATTTTTAAAAAGCCTTGGTGAGCAGATTAAAAAGCATCGTGAAAATGCCGGTCTGACACAAGAAAATATGGCTGACATTATTGAATATAAGTATTTTCAACGCATAGAAAACGGCAAAAGAAATATTACCCTAAAAACACTCTTAAAGATTTCCCAAAAATTGAACATCCATCCCAAAGACCTATTTAACTTTCCAGAAGAATAG
- a CDS encoding DUF2779 domain-containing protein, whose protein sequence is MDSPRYLTKSLFKTACECETKLYYAKKKEYSNAKLDDAFLEALAEGGYQVGALAKCYYPEGIDLSDYAGYNKPLTKTIELLQNDSVVIFEGAFKYENLFIRTDIIIKNGSGIDLIEVKSKSYGSDEDGNFLDKDGKYILRKWSPYLYDVAFQKYVISKAYPEFKIRSFLMMANKNSTANVDGLNQRFIINKKQDRINIKTVGDISKTSFGNELLTKVRVDDIIDLIFHNSDSKEKRDKEFSKWIDYLSATYNEDKRIDPKVSSICGNCEFHCNSEDDALQYKDGFKECLQRAFGLKPQELDQPLIFNIWNFRGKDALLNKNTVFMKDVGKNDIIKSENNKQRRLDTQNRQWLQIRKIQENDPSPYFDKDGFKEEMDSWEYPLHCIDFETSAVAIPFNSGMKPYETIAFQFSHHIINKDGSIEHIGEYINTERGKFPNFDFVRALKSDLSSDSGTIFRYASHENTILNHIYRQLQRSDEPDKNELCHWIKTISQSSDKNNDKWIGDRNMVDMLELVKKYYYHPATKGSNSIKAVFPAIISTCDFLKEKYNNPIDSIPAGFTSRNYPSDWRWVRTNAKGEIVDPYKLLPSIFEGIGDDSLDLFISDEFIADGGTAMMAYARMQFSEVSDLECRHIIKGLLKYCELDTLAMVMILEHWITNWMN, encoded by the coding sequence ATGGATTCTCCAAGGTATTTAACAAAATCATTATTTAAAACTGCCTGTGAATGTGAGACTAAGCTATATTATGCCAAGAAAAAAGAGTATTCCAATGCAAAGCTGGATGATGCCTTTCTTGAGGCTCTGGCAGAAGGTGGCTATCAAGTTGGAGCCTTGGCTAAGTGTTATTATCCAGAGGGCATTGATCTTTCTGATTATGCTGGATATAATAAACCACTGACAAAGACAATCGAGTTGTTGCAAAATGATTCAGTTGTTATTTTTGAAGGGGCATTCAAATATGAGAACCTCTTTATCCGAACAGACATCATTATAAAGAATGGTTCAGGTATTGATCTAATTGAAGTAAAATCAAAGTCATATGGCAGTGATGAAGATGGAAATTTTCTGGATAAAGATGGCAAATATATTTTAAGAAAATGGAGTCCCTATCTTTATGATGTAGCCTTCCAAAAATATGTAATCAGTAAAGCTTATCCTGAATTTAAGATTAGATCATTTCTGATGATGGCAAATAAGAATTCAACAGCAAATGTTGATGGACTAAATCAGCGGTTTATTATTAATAAAAAACAAGACAGGATAAATATAAAAACTGTAGGCGATATATCAAAAACATCCTTCGGCAATGAATTATTGACTAAAGTAAGAGTGGATGATATAATTGATCTAATATTTCACAACAGTGATTCAAAAGAAAAACGTGACAAAGAATTCAGCAAATGGATCGATTACTTATCAGCAACCTATAACGAGGATAAACGTATTGATCCAAAAGTTTCCTCAATATGTGGAAATTGTGAGTTCCACTGCAACAGTGAAGATGATGCATTGCAATACAAAGATGGATTCAAAGAATGTCTTCAAAGGGCATTTGGGCTTAAGCCACAGGAGCTGGATCAACCGCTGATATTTAACATTTGGAATTTCAGAGGAAAGGATGCTTTATTGAATAAAAACACCGTATTTATGAAGGATGTTGGTAAAAATGACATTATAAAATCAGAGAATAATAAGCAACGTAGACTCGACACACAAAATCGCCAATGGCTTCAGATCAGAAAAATACAGGAAAATGATCCTTCACCTTATTTTGATAAAGATGGATTCAAGGAAGAGATGGATTCTTGGGAATATCCCCTCCACTGTATTGATTTTGAAACCTCAGCTGTGGCCATCCCCTTTAATTCAGGAATGAAGCCCTATGAGACAATAGCATTTCAATTCTCCCATCATATAATCAATAAAGATGGTTCCATAGAGCATATAGGAGAATATATTAATACTGAAAGGGGTAAATTCCCAAACTTTGATTTTGTTCGGGCATTGAAATCCGATTTAAGCAGTGATAGTGGAACAATTTTTCGCTATGCCAGCCATGAGAATACAATCCTTAATCATATATACCGTCAGTTACAAAGATCCGACGAGCCTGATAAAAATGAATTATGTCATTGGATTAAAACCATCTCTCAATCGTCCGATAAAAACAACGATAAATGGATAGGCGATAGGAATATGGTGGATATGCTGGAACTTGTAAAAAAGTATTATTATCACCCAGCAACAAAAGGCTCCAATTCAATAAAGGCTGTATTCCCGGCAATTATTAGTACTTGTGACTTTTTAAAAGAGAAGTACAATAATCCTATTGATTCTATACCAGCGGGTTTCACATCAAGGAATTATCCATCTGATTGGAGATGGGTACGGACAAATGCTAAAGGCGAGATTGTTGATCCATATAAATTGCTTCCCTCGATATTTGAAGGAATAGGTGATGATTCATTGGATTTATTTATTTCAGATGAATTCATTGCAGACGGCGGGACTGCAATGATGGCTTATGCTCGGATGCAGTTTTCTGAAGTAAGTGATCTTGAATGTCGTCATATAATTAAAGGACTTTTAAAATACTGTGAGCTGGATACATTGGCTATGGTGATGATATTGGAACATTGGATTACTAATTGGATGAATTAA